The Achromobacter pestifer genome includes a region encoding these proteins:
- a CDS encoding Ldh family oxidoreductase — MAHIYLDELQHLAAAGLAAAGANPAMADSTARALVFAESQGLSSHGLSRVPFYAGHLRAGRAIGTAVPRIVHERGGAALIDAGSGLAFPACAMAIEQAGLRAREHGVAFIGVANSHHFGEAGYHLEALADLGLVGLALSNSPAAMPAWGGKRPLFGTNPIAAVFPRRGGARLVIDLSLSQVARGKLMIAARDNQPIPLGWALDADGQPTTDPKAGLAGSMLPAGGVKGAMLALIVELLACALTGSHFGFETESFFVDEGGPARLGQAFMAIDPGALAGNNTYLDRVEVLVDAMLEDEGVRLPGDRRRKLRDEALKHGVEIPDALMAQLRAMSGAA; from the coding sequence ATGGCTCACATCTATCTGGACGAACTGCAACACCTGGCGGCGGCAGGCCTGGCCGCCGCTGGCGCCAACCCGGCCATGGCCGACAGCACCGCGCGCGCGCTGGTCTTCGCCGAAAGCCAGGGGCTCAGCTCCCATGGTCTGTCGCGCGTGCCGTTCTATGCCGGACACCTGCGCGCCGGCCGCGCCATCGGTACGGCGGTGCCGCGCATCGTGCATGAGCGCGGCGGCGCGGCGCTGATCGACGCCGGTTCCGGCCTGGCCTTTCCCGCCTGCGCCATGGCGATCGAACAGGCCGGCCTGCGCGCCCGCGAGCACGGCGTGGCCTTCATCGGCGTCGCCAACAGCCATCACTTCGGCGAAGCCGGCTACCACCTCGAAGCCTTGGCCGACCTTGGGCTGGTCGGGCTCGCGCTGAGCAACTCGCCCGCCGCCATGCCCGCCTGGGGCGGCAAGCGGCCGCTCTTCGGCACCAACCCCATCGCCGCCGTCTTTCCGCGGCGCGGCGGCGCCCGGCTGGTGATCGACCTGTCGCTGTCGCAGGTCGCGCGCGGCAAACTGATGATCGCGGCCCGCGACAACCAGCCCATCCCGTTGGGCTGGGCGCTGGACGCCGACGGCCAGCCCACCACCGATCCCAAGGCCGGCCTGGCGGGCAGCATGCTTCCCGCCGGCGGCGTCAAGGGCGCGATGCTGGCGCTGATCGTCGAACTGCTGGCTTGCGCGCTGACCGGCTCGCACTTCGGTTTCGAGACCGAGTCCTTCTTCGTCGACGAAGGCGGCCCGGCGCGTCTGGGCCAGGCCTTCATGGCGATCGACCCCGGCGCCCTGGCAGGCAACAACACCTATCTGGATCGCGTCGAAGTCCTGGTCGACGCCATGCTGGAAGATGAAGGCGTGCGCCTGCCGGGCGACCGCCGCCGCAAGCTGCGCGACGAAGCGCTCAAGCACGGCGTGGAGATCCCCGACGCATTGATGGCGCAATTGCGCGCGATGTCGGGCGCGGCGTAA
- a CDS encoding AEC family transporter, giving the protein MSAVVQFYFSSIVLMLPLLFCAGIGVYWGKRDLPFGGSFITMLVTSVTTPALVFHTFVTTHLDDRALADVAVATLLALLLCALICALLLKAWKLPVRTLLPTAFLPNAGNLGLPISQMAFGDAGLSVAVAFFAVSSFVMHTIAVRLLPGVNTKGSWKSPILLASLVAVALRLMHVPVPAWLIETSRMLGAVTVPLMLLSLGHALALIPSNGLRDGAKVAAIRLVVGLAAGLAVVWALDLEPVLAGALSLQMAMPCAVVSYMYVKRYTTQGDTAAGAVLVSTVAFLLLAPVILWFSRGA; this is encoded by the coding sequence ATGTCCGCCGTCGTGCAGTTCTATTTTTCATCGATCGTGCTGATGCTGCCGTTGCTTTTCTGCGCGGGCATAGGGGTGTATTGGGGCAAGCGGGACCTGCCGTTCGGCGGCTCCTTCATCACCATGCTGGTGACCTCGGTGACCACGCCGGCCCTGGTGTTCCACACCTTCGTCACGACCCACCTGGACGACCGCGCGCTGGCCGACGTGGCGGTGGCGACCCTGCTGGCGCTGTTGCTGTGCGCGCTGATATGCGCGTTGCTGCTCAAGGCATGGAAGCTGCCCGTGCGCACGCTGCTGCCTACGGCTTTCCTGCCCAACGCCGGCAACCTGGGGCTGCCGATTTCGCAGATGGCCTTTGGCGACGCGGGCCTGTCGGTGGCGGTCGCGTTCTTCGCGGTCAGCTCTTTTGTCATGCACACCATCGCGGTGCGCCTGTTGCCGGGGGTGAACACCAAGGGCAGCTGGAAGAGTCCGATTTTGCTGGCCTCCCTGGTCGCCGTGGCCCTGCGCCTCATGCATGTGCCGGTGCCCGCGTGGCTGATCGAGACTTCCCGCATGCTGGGCGCGGTGACCGTGCCGCTGATGCTGCTGAGCCTGGGGCATGCGCTGGCCCTGATTCCATCCAACGGCCTGCGCGACGGCGCCAAGGTCGCCGCCATCCGCTTGGTGGTCGGCCTCGCCGCGGGGCTTGCGGTGGTGTGGGCGCTGGACCTGGAGCCGGTGCTGGCCGGCGCGCTCAGCCTGCAGATGGCCATGCCTTGCGCCGTGGTCAGCTACATGTACGTCAAGCGCTACACGACGCAGGGCGATACGGCGGCGGGCGCGGTGCTGGTGTCGACCGTGGCGTTCCTGCTGCTGGCGCCGGTGATCCTGTGGTTCAGCCGCGGGGCTTGA
- a CDS encoding helix-turn-helix domain-containing protein yields the protein MNSAPSPALPIKPLSERQASCLHWAAMGKTSWETARILGVSESTVNFHLCNACEKLGVRGRRAAVVTALQLGLIQPVTA from the coding sequence TTGAATTCAGCACCGAGTCCGGCCCTGCCCATCAAACCCCTGTCGGAACGCCAGGCCAGTTGCCTGCACTGGGCCGCCATGGGCAAGACCAGCTGGGAAACCGCCCGCATCCTCGGCGTCAGCGAAAGCACTGTGAATTTCCATCTGTGCAACGCCTGCGAGAAACTCGGCGTGCGCGGCCGGCGCGCCGCGGTGGTCACGGCGCTGCAGCTGGGCCTGATCCAGCCTGTCACGGCTTGA
- a CDS encoding alpha/beta hydrolase — translation MTPAPDGTPLANYVWPAAPNVPTPITGPGTPSIYLLHGLSEHAGRYDRLARWLTARGWTVGAHDHRGHGRSGGRPATLNHQDDLVVDAVDRLRAWTAAHGRPPILLGHSLGALVAVRIALRRLAEIDGLVLSSPPFVVHVPPWVRRTLTWMSLHAPDLRVPHGLAPARISHDPAVVKAYRSDPLVRRHMTGRLARFVDEGGRESLREAPQLACRTLLMVAGDDSIVAAEGSRQFAQRAPAELLTLRWYDTAWHEIFNETAPIADPVYADLDEWLARTAQALSLSPVLAPSAQEAGTP, via the coding sequence ATGACCCCCGCGCCTGACGGCACGCCACTGGCCAACTATGTGTGGCCGGCCGCGCCCAACGTACCCACGCCGATCACCGGCCCAGGCACTCCCAGTATCTACCTGCTGCATGGACTTAGCGAGCATGCCGGGCGCTATGACCGCCTGGCGCGCTGGCTGACCGCTCGCGGCTGGACGGTGGGCGCCCACGACCACCGCGGCCATGGCCGCTCCGGCGGCCGGCCCGCAACCCTGAACCACCAAGACGATCTGGTCGTCGACGCGGTCGACCGGCTGCGGGCCTGGACCGCCGCGCACGGACGCCCGCCCATCCTGCTGGGCCACAGCCTGGGCGCCCTGGTCGCGGTCCGGATCGCCTTGCGCCGCCTGGCCGAGATCGACGGCCTGGTGCTCAGTTCGCCGCCCTTCGTGGTGCACGTGCCGCCCTGGGTGCGGCGCACGCTGACCTGGATGTCGCTGCATGCGCCCGACCTGCGCGTGCCCCATGGACTGGCGCCCGCCCGCATCTCCCATGACCCGGCCGTGGTGAAGGCCTACCGCAGCGACCCCCTGGTGCGCCGCCACATGACGGGGCGCCTGGCCCGTTTCGTGGACGAAGGCGGCCGCGAGTCCCTGCGCGAGGCCCCGCAACTCGCCTGCCGCACCCTGCTGATGGTGGCCGGCGACGACTCCATCGTCGCCGCCGAAGGCAGCCGCCAGTTCGCCCAGCGCGCGCCCGCCGAACTGCTGACGCTACGCTGGTACGACACCGCCTGGCACGAAATCTTCAACGAAACCGCCCCCATCGCCGACCCGGTCTATGCCGACCTGGACGAGTGGCTGGCACGCACCGCGCAGGCATTGTCCCTGTCCCCAGTATTGGCTCCCTCGGCACAGGAGGCCGGCACCCCGTAA
- the gshA gene encoding glutamate--cysteine ligase — translation MTDTAANRLSRLEANRSLLTQTLRGIEKEGLRVDEQGVLSRKPHPAGLGSALTNEHVTTDYSESLLELITGTHKDVDALLAELTNTHRHVYSVLDHELIWNQSMPATLPSEADIPIAWYGKSNTGMLKHVYRRGLAVRYGKTMQCIAGVHYNFSLAEDLWSVLDTQAGTVQDRRSRGYIGLIRNFTRYSWLLMYLFGAAPALSSDFLRGREHPLQKLGDSTLYLPYATSLRMSDLGYQNKAQSQLKLCYNDLDTFLGRLYDAVSQPWPDYQKIGTHRDGEWIQLNTNVLQIENEYYSSIRPKRATGRCERPITALAERGVQYVEVRCLDIDPNSPVGIDASTSRFVDAFLLFCTASDSPFFPANGYCQRSADNFSTVVKEGRKPGLMLDREGQSIGLAQWGHELLDQIAPYAALFDSALGGSAYAEALAAQRAKLDQPDSTPSARLLASLSDSGLSFHDYSLDLSRKHAEALRAQALPADVATAYEQAAAQSAAEQLRLEQSDTEDFDTYVARYHAALKAPRK, via the coding sequence GTGACTGATACTGCCGCCAACCGCCTCTCCCGCCTGGAGGCCAACCGATCGCTGTTGACCCAGACCCTGCGGGGCATCGAAAAGGAAGGCCTGCGCGTGGACGAACAGGGTGTCCTGTCCCGCAAGCCGCACCCCGCCGGCCTGGGATCGGCGCTGACCAACGAACACGTCACCACCGATTATTCCGAATCCCTGCTCGAACTCATCACGGGCACCCACAAGGACGTGGACGCGCTGCTGGCCGAACTGACCAACACCCACCGTCACGTCTACAGCGTGCTGGACCATGAACTGATCTGGAATCAGTCCATGCCCGCCACGCTGCCGTCCGAAGCCGACATCCCCATCGCCTGGTACGGCAAGTCCAACACCGGCATGCTCAAGCATGTGTATCGCCGCGGCCTGGCGGTGCGCTATGGCAAGACGATGCAGTGCATCGCCGGCGTGCACTACAACTTCTCGTTGGCCGAAGACCTGTGGTCCGTTCTGGACACGCAGGCCGGCACCGTCCAGGATCGCCGCTCGCGCGGCTACATCGGCCTGATCCGCAACTTCACGCGCTATTCCTGGCTATTGATGTACCTGTTCGGCGCGGCCCCGGCGCTGTCCAGCGATTTCCTGCGCGGGCGCGAACATCCGCTGCAAAAGCTGGGCGACAGCACGCTGTACCTGCCCTACGCCACCAGCTTGCGCATGAGCGACCTCGGCTACCAGAACAAGGCGCAATCGCAGCTCAAGCTCTGCTACAACGACCTGGACACCTTCCTGGGCCGCCTCTACGACGCGGTGAGCCAGCCCTGGCCGGATTATCAGAAGATCGGCACGCACCGCGACGGCGAATGGATCCAGCTCAACACCAACGTGCTGCAGATCGAAAACGAGTACTACTCCAGCATTCGCCCCAAGCGCGCCACCGGCCGCTGCGAACGCCCGATCACGGCGCTGGCCGAACGCGGCGTGCAGTACGTTGAAGTGCGCTGCCTGGACATCGACCCGAACTCGCCGGTCGGCATCGACGCCAGCACCAGCCGCTTCGTCGACGCCTTCCTGCTGTTCTGCACCGCGTCCGACAGTCCCTTCTTCCCCGCCAACGGCTACTGTCAACGCAGCGCCGACAACTTCTCGACCGTCGTCAAGGAAGGCCGCAAGCCCGGTTTGATGCTGGACCGCGAGGGCCAGTCCATCGGCCTGGCGCAATGGGGCCATGAACTGCTGGACCAGATCGCGCCCTACGCCGCGCTGTTCGACTCCGCCCTGGGCGGCAGCGCCTATGCCGAGGCCCTGGCGGCCCAGCGCGCCAAGCTCGACCAGCCCGACTCCACGCCGTCGGCGCGCCTGCTGGCCTCGCTTTCCGACAGCGGCCTGTCGTTCCATGACTATTCGCTGGACCTCAGCCGCAAGCACGCCGAGGCGCTGCGCGCGCAGGCCCTGCCCGCCGATGTGGCGACGGCCTATGAGCAGGCCGCCGCGCAATCCGCCGCGGAGCAACTGCGTCTGGAGCAATCGGACACCGAGGATTTCGATACCTATGTGGCCCGCTACCACGCCGCACTGAAGGCGCCGCGCAAATAA
- a CDS encoding lipocalin family protein, with amino-acid sequence MRRTATFLLALATSVAGIVHAAPPPMQTVESVDLKRYAGMWYEIANFPMFFQRDCVGDTTAEYTAHADGTVGVNNRCRTKDGDVDSASGTATVVEGSNNTKLEVSFFKPFKGDYWVIGLDPEYRWSVVGTPDRKYLWILSRSPQLPKEELDKALDAAKAQGYQLDELRFTPQK; translated from the coding sequence ATGCGCCGCACCGCAACATTCCTGTTGGCCTTGGCCACCAGCGTGGCGGGGATAGTCCATGCCGCGCCGCCGCCCATGCAGACCGTGGAATCGGTGGACCTGAAGCGTTACGCAGGCATGTGGTACGAGATCGCGAATTTCCCCATGTTCTTCCAGCGCGACTGCGTGGGAGACACTACCGCTGAATACACGGCGCATGCCGACGGCACGGTAGGCGTGAACAACCGCTGCCGCACCAAGGACGGCGATGTCGACTCCGCCTCGGGTACCGCCACCGTGGTGGAAGGCAGCAACAACACCAAGCTCGAAGTCTCGTTCTTCAAGCCCTTCAAGGGCGATTACTGGGTGATCGGCCTGGATCCCGAATACCGCTGGTCGGTGGTCGGCACCCCGGACAGGAAATACCTGTGGATCCTGTCGCGCTCGCCGCAACTACCCAAGGAAGAATTGGACAAGGCCCTGGACGCCGCCAAGGCCCAAGGCTATCAGCTGGACGAACTGCGGTTCACGCCGCAGAAGTAA
- a CDS encoding succinylglutamate desuccinylase/aspartoacylase domain-containing protein: protein MEFKLPVPDLSAERAGNTGTPGVWHFDSGLPGRALMVSALVHGNELCGAWALKDLLAAGLRPRRGSLTLAFCNLVAFDRFDHANHDASRFVAEDMNRVWSAERLDNPTTPDRRRGAELRPWVERADWLLDLHSMHEPGAPLLLTGVLPRNIALARRLKAPQHVIVDAGHKDGVRMRDFGQFGDPARADACALLIECGFHGELAARDVARDMVARMLLESGVADAADVPAGWLLPDADNQRVLEVTDAVVAPSMDLRFSEPWTGLETFERAGSTIGWADGQPIVTPYDQCTLVMPSLRQLKPGVTVVRLARDYAG, encoded by the coding sequence ATGGAATTCAAGCTTCCCGTACCCGACCTGAGCGCAGAGCGCGCCGGCAATACCGGCACTCCTGGCGTGTGGCATTTCGATTCAGGCCTGCCCGGGCGTGCGTTGATGGTGTCCGCGCTGGTGCATGGCAACGAGCTTTGCGGCGCCTGGGCCTTGAAGGACCTGCTGGCGGCGGGCCTGCGGCCGCGCCGCGGCAGCCTGACGCTGGCGTTCTGCAATCTCGTAGCGTTCGACCGCTTCGACCATGCCAACCACGACGCGTCGCGCTTCGTCGCCGAGGACATGAACCGAGTCTGGAGCGCCGAGCGCCTGGACAACCCCACGACGCCGGACCGCCGGCGCGGCGCCGAGCTGCGTCCCTGGGTGGAGCGCGCGGACTGGCTGCTGGACCTGCATTCCATGCATGAGCCGGGCGCGCCTCTGCTGCTGACGGGCGTCCTGCCGCGCAACATCGCGCTGGCGCGCCGGCTGAAGGCGCCGCAGCATGTGATCGTGGACGCGGGGCACAAGGACGGCGTGCGCATGCGCGACTTCGGCCAGTTCGGCGATCCCGCCCGTGCAGATGCCTGCGCCTTGCTGATCGAATGCGGTTTCCATGGCGAGCTGGCGGCGCGCGACGTGGCGCGGGACATGGTGGCGCGCATGCTGCTGGAGTCGGGCGTGGCGGATGCGGCAGACGTGCCAGCGGGCTGGCTGTTGCCGGATGCTGATAACCAGCGCGTGCTGGAAGTGACGGACGCGGTGGTCGCGCCCTCCATGGACCTGCGCTTTTCCGAGCCCTGGACGGGCCTGGAGACATTCGAGCGGGCCGGTTCGACGATAGGCTGGGCCGACGGCCAGCCCATCGTGACGCCGTACGATCAATGCACGCTGGTCATGCCGTCGCTGCGGCAGCTGAAGCCGGGCGTGACGGTGGTTCGGCTGGCGCGCGACTACGCGGGATAG